A DNA window from Vigna angularis cultivar LongXiaoDou No.4 chromosome 1, ASM1680809v1, whole genome shotgun sequence contains the following coding sequences:
- the LOC128193643 gene encoding uncharacterized protein LOC128193643 isoform X1 gives MGTAILRSHDCLQGRFLRNEAFAIATSRVASRRNSNPNNKHAFASSANQIRRRKRSPVIDRDRHRSSDRSTEDSPSSANLVMGQVKILKRGENLSLLNNHTEVRSKREMGLDLLLGSTVRLGPDPLTVKKQIRVSDPNNGVYAGSAFVSSPHPSSVPVPGFLGRNGAATSDLRRLLRLDLE, from the coding sequence ATGGGAACAGCTATCCTCCGTTCCCACGATTGCCTCCAAGGTCGCTTTCTCCGTAATGAAGCCTTCGCCATAGCTACGTCACGCGTAGCGTCGCGAAGAAACTCTAACCCTAATAACAAACATGCCTTCGCCTCCTCCGCCAATCAAATACGCCGCCGGAAGCGGAGTCCGGTCATTGATCGAGATCGCCATCGATCCTCCGACCGATCGACGGAGGATTCTCCGTCCTCGGCGAACCTCGTCATGGGACAAGTTAAGATCCTGAAGCGGGGCGAGAATTTGAGCCTGCTGAACAATCATACCGAGGTTAGATCGAAGAGGGAGATGGGCCTGGATTTGTTACTGGGCTCCACGGTCCGATTGGGGCCCGATCCTTTAACCGTGAAGAAGCAGATTAGGGTTTCGGATCCGAACAACGGCGTGTACGCGGGATCGGCGTTCGTTTCGTCGCCGCATCCGAGTTCCGTTCCGGTGCCGGGATTTTTAGGACGTAACGGCGCGGCCACCAGTGATTTGCGGCGGTTGCTGCGACTCGATTTGGAATGA
- the LOC128193643 gene encoding uncharacterized protein LOC128193643 isoform X2, with amino-acid sequence MISCWCMMSARMVSDALPLFFQEDSRRVRAPEEEAEKATREDQCCEVASRKLGTISLTSPHSHFLCNSMIGCLRKCCGTPHCLHQRKTQEQVGGLNVGCKKQFHNCFLSLPITLLFPFPDTNTSEVFLDMASLMKQRTAAEQDREKHGSDHFLRNIHQS; translated from the exons ATGATTAGTTGTTGGTGTATGATGAGTGCCCGTATGGTCTCTGATGCGcttcctttattttttcaaGAGGATAGCCGCAGGGTTCGGGCACCTGAAGAAGAAGCGGAGAAAGCAACGCGTGAAG ATCAGTGCTGTGAAGTGGCGTCAAGGAAACTCGGG ACTATCTCCTTAACTTCACCGCACTCCCACTTCCTCTGCAATAGTATGATTGGGTGCCTAAGGAAGTGTTGCGGAACACCACACTGTCTCCACCAACGTAAAACACAAGAACAGGTTGGAGGGTTAAATGTGGGGTGCAAGAAGCAATTCCATAATTGTTTTCTGAGTCTCCCCATTACACT aCTTTTTCCTTTTCCAGATACAAACACATCTGAAGTGTTTTTGGACATGGCGAGTCTAATGAAGCAAAGGACAGCAGCTgaacaagatagagagaaacATGGCAGTGACCACTTTTTAAGAAATATTCATCAATCATaa